Sequence from the Deinococcus radiotolerans genome:
GCGGGGCGTGCGCCGTGACCCGCCGCGCCTGGGCGGTCAGGGCGTCGTCGTCCTGCGCCTGCCAGCGGGCCACGCGGGCCAGGGTGGCTTCCAGCGCGGGGTAGCGGGCGGTCAGGACGGGCATGACCTCGCGGCGCAGCCACGCGCGGGTGTAGGCGGGATCGTGGTTGGTGGGGTCCTCACGCCAGTCCTGGCCCTGCGCGTGCAGGAACGCTTCCAGGTCGGCGCGGGGCACGTCCAGCCAGGGCCGCCTCACCCGCCCGCGCTCGGCGGGCATGCCGTACAGGACGGCCTCGCCGCGCAGCAGGGCGGTCAGGACCGTCTCGGCCTGATCGCGGAGGGTGTGGGCGGTCAGGATGACGGGCGCGCCGTGCGCTTTCGCGGTGCGGGCCAGGAAGTCGTAGCGCAGGCGGCGGGCGGCGTCCTCGACGTTCCAGCCGCGCCGCGTGGCGACCGCGCCCACGTCCACGCGCGAGTGGGCGAAGGGCACGTTCAGCCGCGCGGCCAGGGCCGCCACCCACGCGGCGTCCGCGGCAGAATCGGGCCGCAGGGCGTGATCCAGGTGCGCCGCGACCGGCCGCGCCCCGGCCTGGATCAGCGCCAGCAGCAGCGCCACGCTGTCCGCGCCGCCGGAGACGCCCGTCACCACGACCTGACCCGCGTAGGGACGCAGGGGGCGCAGCAGGGACTCGGCGGGGTCGGGCACGGGCGCATTCTACGGGCCGCCCGTAGAATCGGGCGCATGAGTGTCACGCCCGGACAGGCCTCCCCTGACTTCACGCGCCGCAGTGATGACGGCCGCACCGTCAGCCTCGCGCAGCTGCGGGGCCGCTGGGTGGTCCTGTACTTCTACCCGCGCGCCAGCAGCGCCGGGTGCAGTATTGAAGCGCAGCGGTTCGAGGCGGCCCTGCCGGAATTTGAGCGGCTGGGCGCGCAGGTGATCGGCGTGAGCACCGACACGGAGGCGCGGCAGGCGGCCTTCCGGGACCGCTGCACCCTGAGTTACCCCCTGCTGTCTGATGGGGATCACAGCCTGAGCCGAGCGTATGGCGTGCTGGGCACGCTGGGCGGTCTGCTGAACATGGCGTCCCGCGTGACGTTCCTGATTGATCCGGACGGCGCGGTGGCGTGGGTGCACCGCAGCGGCAACCCGCTGACGCACGTGAGCAGCACCCTGGCCGAGCTAGAGCGGCGCGCGGCGTCTGCGGCCGGACGGACGGGTCCAGCCGTGCAGGACGCGGCGGACCGCGCGGGCCACTGACCGGGCGCCCGCTGCGACTGGACACCCGGCGGGGTCCGTCAGGTGCGGGTCACCCGGTTGGCTTACGCTGGTCTTATGAAGCGTGGCGTATCGGGTGTAACGGGGTTGATGCTGGCGGGGCTGCTGAGCGGGTGCGTGCCCTCGCCGCTCAGGGCGCAGCCGGGCGCGCAGCTGCGTCTGTCGGTCACGCCCGGATCGCAGGCGGTCGCGCCCGTCACGGGTGAGGACGCGCTGTACCGCGCGCCCGGCCCGGGCAGCCTGCGCCTGAGCACGGACCGCGTGGCGTTCGTGACGTCAGTGGTGCTCCCCGAGACGGGCGGGGCGCTGGTCCTGCCAACCGTGCAGACCCGCCCGGGCGAGGTGGTGTCGGCGCCCCTGCCCGCCACGCAGGGGTTCACGCAGGTGTTCACGGTCGCCAGCCTGCAGCCCATGCCGCTGGACGCGGCGGCGGGCGCCCGCAGCGTGTCGGACGTGTCACGCGCGGTGGAGTCCGCAGCGCGCGCCCTGCCCGCCGGGGCATACACGGTGGGCACAACCGTGTACCGCGTGGTGCGGTTCGGGACGCTGGACGTCACCTCGAATCTCCCGGACGCGCTGGTGCGCGTGAACGGCCGGGCGGTCGGGACCACGCCGCTGTCCGTTCCGGACCTGCCGGAGGGGCAGGTGTCGGTGGAGGTGTCGCGCAGCGGGTACAAGACCGTGACGCAGCGCGTGAACATCGACGGGAACGCCGTGAACCGCGTCAGCGCCACGCTGCGCCCGATCACGGGGACGCTGTCGGTCCGCAGTGACGTGCTGGCGGACCTGTTCATTGACCGCCGCTTGGTGGACACGGTGCGGCCGGGCGTGGGCCTGGACCTGCCGCTGCGGCCCGGCGTGGTGACGCTGAACGTGGTGCCACGCAACCAGCAGTACGCAGCGCAGAACCTGCTGGTGCGCGTCACGGCGGACCGGGTCAGCCCGGTGATCTGCGCGGTGACGGGCGGCACGTACACCTGTAAACTGCCGTAATCCCAGTCGAAGGCCGTGAAGCGGGAGGCGGTGCGGCCTCCCCTTTTTTCGTGTTCCTGACGCGGTGGCGGGCGCGGCGGGAGTGTGGTGATACGCTCGCGGAATGACCGACGCGCCGCTCCTCACGCCCGTGCTGGGCTCCCTGCACGCCCTTCAGGTGCCCATCCCGTACCCCATGAAGTACGTGACGGTGCTGCTGGACCGCCCGGCGGGTGGGCCGGTCACCATGATTGACTGCGCGCTCGACACGCCCGAGGCGCGCGCGGCGCTGGAGGCGGGGCTCTCGGCGCTGGGTCTGCACTGGCCGGACGTGGACCGGTTGATCATCACGCATCACCACCCGGATCACTACGGGCTGGCGGGCGTGGTTGAGGAACGCAGCGGCGCGCAGGTGCAGATGCTGGACGTCGAGATCGGGCGCGGCGAACGCTACTGGCACCTGTGGGAGGAGTGGCTGCCCGGCCACCTGAAACACATGCGCGATCACGGCCTGCCGCCCGAGTCCCTGGACAGCATGGGTGCCGATAACCGCCGGGGCCGCGAGCGGGTGCACCCGGCGTCGCGTGTGCAGCCACTGCGCGAGGGCCAGCACGTCGAGCTGTCCGGCCAACCGTGGGAGGTGCTGTGGCTGCCCGGTCACGCGGACGGGCACCTGGGCCTCTGGAATGAAGCCGAGGGGACCCTGATCGCCGGGGACGCGATCCTGCCGCGCATCAGCCCGAACGTGGGCCTGTACGCCTACACCCGCCCCGACCCGCTGGGTGACTACCTGCAGACCCTGGGGAAACTGGAGGCGCTGAATCCGGCGCGGGCGGTGGTGGGCCACCACGGGCCCGTCATGACCGGTGTGCAGGCCCGCGCGCGTGAACTGCGCGACCATCACCACGAGCGGCTGGATTTCATGAAGGCCGAAGCGGCCCGCGAGCCCCGCAGCGCGTACGAGCTGTCCCTGGCGATGTTCCCGCGTGACCTGAACATCTCGGGGCGGCGGTTCGCGCTGGCTGAAACGCTCGCGCACGTGGAGCACCTGCGCCTGCTGGGGCAGCTGTACCGCACGTGGAACGAGGCGCGTGAGGTGTGGCTGTACCACGCCTGAGCCCCGGGCCGGACCGTGGACGCCGTGACCGTCCGGGGCAGGCATGGGCTCTATACTCCGGCGCATGACAGCATCCCAGTCGGAACTGCAGCGGATCATGGCGGCGCTGCAACAGAGCGGCCTGACTGTCGAGGCGGTCGAGGACGGCGCGCTGATCCAGGACGGTGAGACGCGCGTGGCGATGTTCGCCGAGGCCGATCCGCAGGGCGGGGTGATCGTGCGCCTGCACCTGGATCTGGACCTGTACGTCGAGGAGGACAGCCTGCCGGACATCCTGATGGGCATGAACCTGATGAATCAGGGTCTGGACTACGGGATGTTGAACCTCGACCCGGTCGATCCGGATGAGGACGCGGATGAGGACGCGCCCCTGACGTTCGCGGTGCTGGGCCGCAGCGTGCTGTGGCTGGCGGACCTGGGCGTGGCGGAACTGGACCGCCTGCGCGAGCACCTGCGCCGCTTCGAGCAGGAAGTCACCGAGACGGTGGAGCGCACCCTGCACGGCAGCAAGGGCCTGAGCGCGTAACCCACTGCCCGTCAGGGCTCAGCGCTGCTCTTGAAGCAGTCGGCTGCCCGGTCCCCCTGGGCGGGCAGGGTGACGGACGCCAGGGGCCGCAGGGTGGGCAGGGCGTACCGGACGGTCGTCACGTTGCGGCGGACGACCTTACCGGTATCCGTGAACCAGACCTCGTACAGAGCGGCGCACAGGACGCCGCGCTCCAGCCAGATGCGGGTCAGTCGGGCGTCTCGCCGAGCCGCGGCCGCTTCTGGACTGCCCTGCGGCACCGCCAGTCGCAGGCCACCGTTCAGGTTCCACAGGCGCAGCGTGTTCACGCCCGCTCCGATCAGGTACTGGCCGTCCGGCGTCCAGAACAGGTCGCCCACCACGCCAGCCTTTAACGTCAGCGGCCCTTGCCCGGGGCGGGCCAGGACGACTCGACACACTGCCGGGCCCATGGTGGACTCCTCGGGGCAGAGTTTCACGGCGGTCGCGGCCCCGCGCGGGGAGCGGACGGTCGCCCCGGCCCGGTAGGGCACGCCGCCCGCCGGGAGGGGCATGGACACCTGACCGCGCGTTCCGAGGGGCACCAGCACGGCGGCCGCCAGCAGAGTCAGCATCCGTCCACCCTAACGCCGCGTCCGCATGCCCGTGTGTCGGTGTGCGCAGGCATAGTCTTCCCGCCCTGTCCGGACGTACCGTAAAGATCTGAACGAACTTCAGGGTTGGCGCGGTGGGTGGTCGACGGTACGTGAGCTCTGCCCGCGTGTGGGCAGTGGAATCCACGGGGTGATGGTCATGACCAGAGGCGTGCAGGGCCGGGCGGCGCGGGCGGGCACGATGCATTTCACGATGCTCAGCCGGGGCCGGGTGTACGGGCTGTTCCGGTCGCTGGAGGACGTGCAGGCGTGCACGTCGCAGCTGCTGGCGCTGGGGTTGGGGGATCAGTCGGTGCAGCTCTTGATGGGTGAGGACGGCGTGGCCTGCCTGGACGCGGATGGGCGGCGGCATGGGCTGTGGGCGCGGCTGCTGCGCCTGATGCAGGGCGCAACGGACGAGCGCGTGCATGTCGAGCGGTACGTGGAGGCGCTGGGCTGGGGCGAGACGCTCCTGAGCGTGGACGTGTCGGATCAGCCGGGCCGCCTGCCGGAAGTGGCGCAGGCGTTCCGCGAGGCGGGGGCGCACTTCGTGAACTACTACGGGGCGTGGGTGGTCGAACCGATCTGCGCGTAGATGGCGGGGCCGCAACAGGAAGAGGGGCAGGCCAACCGCTCGGGTCAGCCTGCCCCTCTGTCCTGCCGGTTACTGGCGGTCTTGCAGTTTCACGTAGTGCGCGTCGGTGGCGCCGGTGTATACGGCGTCAGGGCGCAGCAGGCGGTTGTTGCTGGTGTACTCGATCAGGCTGGCGCACCAGCCGCTGATGCGGGCCAGGGCGAAGATGGGCGTGAAGTACTCCTTCTTGATGCCCAGGTCGCTGTACACGGTGCCGCTGTAGAAGTCCACGTTCGGGTAGATGCCCTTGCTGCCGATGCGGTCCACGACGACCTTCTCGATGGTTTCGAGGATCTGGTAGTAGTTGCTCTTGCCTTCCTTGTTGGCCACGTGCTCGGCGTAGTCGCGCAGGACGCGGCTGCGGGGGTCGAAGTACTTGTACACGCGGTGCCCGACGCCCATGATCTTCTCTTTGTTGTCGAGCTTCTTCGTGATGTAACCCTCGGCCTGGTCGGGCGTGCCGACCTCGTCGAGCATGTCCATCACGGCCTCATTCGCGCCGCCGTGCAGGGGGCCTTTCAGGGCGCCGATGGCGCTGGTGATGCAGGAGTACATGTCCGACAGGGTGCTGCCGGTGGCGATGGCGGTGAAGGTGCTGGCGTTCATGCCGTGGTCCACGTGCAGCACGAGGGCAATGTCGAACAGGCGGGTCTGCTCGGCGGTGGGTTCCTTGCCGCTGAGCATGTAGAGGTAGTTCCCGGCGTGGGTGAGGTCCATGCGGGGCGCGACGATCTCCTGGCCTTCCTGCGCGCGGTTGATGGCGGCGATGATCGTGGCGAACTGCGCGATCATGCGCGTCGCGATGGCGCGGCGGCCCTCGGCGCTGGTGTCCTCGGACTGGGGGTCCAGGAGCCCCAGGTAGGACACGGCGGTGCGCAGCGCCTGCATGGGGTGCACGCCGCGTGGCATGCCCTT
This genomic interval carries:
- a CDS encoding PEGA domain-containing protein codes for the protein MKRGVSGVTGLMLAGLLSGCVPSPLRAQPGAQLRLSVTPGSQAVAPVTGEDALYRAPGPGSLRLSTDRVAFVTSVVLPETGGALVLPTVQTRPGEVVSAPLPATQGFTQVFTVASLQPMPLDAAAGARSVSDVSRAVESAARALPAGAYTVGTTVYRVVRFGTLDVTSNLPDALVRVNGRAVGTTPLSVPDLPEGQVSVEVSRSGYKTVTQRVNIDGNAVNRVSATLRPITGTLSVRSDVLADLFIDRRLVDTVRPGVGLDLPLRPGVVTLNVVPRNQQYAAQNLLVRVTADRVSPVICAVTGGTYTCKLP
- a CDS encoding citrate/2-methylcitrate synthase, coding for MTNTASIAKGLEGVLFTESKLTFINGTEGILTHLGIPIQEWAENSTFEELSLALLNGQLPTAAELAQFDADLKANRAIPEALTEIIKGMPRGVHPMQALRTAVSYLGLLDPQSEDTSAEGRRAIATRMIAQFATIIAAINRAQEGQEIVAPRMDLTHAGNYLYMLSGKEPTAEQTRLFDIALVLHVDHGMNASTFTAIATGSTLSDMYSCITSAIGALKGPLHGGANEAVMDMLDEVGTPDQAEGYITKKLDNKEKIMGVGHRVYKYFDPRSRVLRDYAEHVANKEGKSNYYQILETIEKVVVDRIGSKGIYPNVDFYSGTVYSDLGIKKEYFTPIFALARISGWCASLIEYTSNNRLLRPDAVYTGATDAHYVKLQDRQ
- a CDS encoding peroxiredoxin, translated to MSVTPGQASPDFTRRSDDGRTVSLAQLRGRWVVLYFYPRASSAGCSIEAQRFEAALPEFERLGAQVIGVSTDTEARQAAFRDRCTLSYPLLSDGDHSLSRAYGVLGTLGGLLNMASRVTFLIDPDGAVAWVHRSGNPLTHVSSTLAELERRAASAAGRTGPAVQDAADRAGH
- a CDS encoding MBL fold metallo-hydrolase, which produces MTDAPLLTPVLGSLHALQVPIPYPMKYVTVLLDRPAGGPVTMIDCALDTPEARAALEAGLSALGLHWPDVDRLIITHHHPDHYGLAGVVEERSGAQVQMLDVEIGRGERYWHLWEEWLPGHLKHMRDHGLPPESLDSMGADNRRGRERVHPASRVQPLREGQHVELSGQPWEVLWLPGHADGHLGLWNEAEGTLIAGDAILPRISPNVGLYAYTRPDPLGDYLQTLGKLEALNPARAVVGHHGPVMTGVQARARELRDHHHERLDFMKAEAAREPRSAYELSLAMFPRDLNISGRRFALAETLAHVEHLRLLGQLYRTWNEAREVWLYHA